A single region of the Pontibacter kalidii genome encodes:
- a CDS encoding sugar O-acetyltransferase has product MKTEKEKMLAGELYDALDKELSDDRLRTRLLIKKLNDSREDEVEDRACILKELIPNAQQGLWLQPPFYCDYGYNMVVGERVFFNFNCVVLDVAQVTIGSRTLFGPNVQIYTATHPINHIERASGLEYAKPISIGEDVWVGGSVVICPGVSIGHRSVIGAGSVVTRDIPAGVFAAGNPCRVIRHLEEDSSN; this is encoded by the coding sequence ATGAAAACAGAAAAAGAAAAAATGCTTGCCGGTGAGTTGTACGACGCGCTCGACAAAGAACTCTCCGACGACAGGCTGCGCACCAGGCTGCTCATAAAAAAACTAAACGACTCCCGCGAGGACGAGGTGGAGGACCGCGCCTGCATTCTGAAAGAGCTGATACCCAACGCTCAGCAGGGATTATGGCTGCAGCCGCCTTTCTACTGCGACTATGGCTACAATATGGTTGTGGGCGAGCGGGTATTCTTCAACTTCAACTGCGTAGTGCTGGATGTGGCGCAGGTAACCATCGGCAGCAGAACTCTATTTGGGCCTAACGTGCAAATTTATACTGCCACGCACCCCATTAACCACATAGAGCGTGCTTCGGGGCTGGAGTACGCCAAGCCCATTTCCATTGGCGAGGATGTGTGGGTAGGCGGCAGTGTGGTAATTTGCCCTGGCGTAAGTATAGGCCATCGCTCGGTTATTGGGGCTGGCAGCGTGGTGACCCGCGACATTCCGGCTGGTGTGTTTGCCGCAGGCAACCCATGCCGGGTGATCCGGCATTTAGAAGAGGATTCGAGCAACTAA
- a CDS encoding OsmC family protein translates to MTITATVKNAYEQHEATVSTNSVSRQVSLPAKPEGYGSAVNGGELLFLALATCFCNDVYREAARRNMAIDLVEVMVTGEFGQEGEPATNITYEVSILAPEQSQEEIASLTHHVDKVAEVHNTLRKGVRVTLKV, encoded by the coding sequence ATGACCATAACTGCCACTGTTAAAAACGCTTACGAACAGCATGAGGCAACCGTCTCTACCAACAGCGTGAGCAGGCAAGTCAGCTTACCTGCAAAACCAGAGGGATACGGTTCGGCAGTGAACGGAGGGGAACTGCTGTTCCTGGCGCTGGCCACCTGCTTTTGCAATGATGTGTACCGGGAAGCGGCCCGTAGAAACATGGCTATCGATCTGGTAGAAGTAATGGTTACCGGCGAATTTGGTCAGGAAGGAGAGCCTGCCACTAACATTACCTACGAGGTAAGCATTCTGGCGCCGGAACAATCGCAAGAGGAAATAGCATCCCTGACCCACCACGTAGACAAGGTAGCCGAGGTACACAACACCTTACGGAAAGGCGTACGTGTGACCCTAAAAGTATAA